Proteins from one Pseudarthrobacter sp. BIM B-2242 genomic window:
- a CDS encoding GntP family permease, translating into MSDIAVLINTAVAVLAAVVLIVRFRVNPVIALVIGSVYLGLAVGLGVEKTVETITSGFGEIMVEVGLLIAFGVLMGSILNQSGAIRRLVEHLLSTFGPKRLPYTMGLAIGTVLQSIFLDVLLVISAPLARKLAPKIGKLGTARMATAMAIALECGIVFTVPGVASLALAGLLNVPLGKMLLFGLLLVIPTIIISIAIMTFLFRRGFWSEAKDEDHTFVEEEDREGEEESDGGTSQSAPGQSAGSGQGNGGADARPGRGTVTVAERERKQAPLLLLFAPLLTSLLLIGAGAILQILNIDLPWLQLLGEPVIALLIGLIGTCLVTRAAIGQEKVEQAITVGFKESGQILILTGVGGSLAATVAAAGLGDILGGFFSASTVAPLLVVWAIAAVLHIAVGSVTLSAITAAGLLAPIAPAIGLDPVLLALAAGAGSLFMVHVTSNTFWLLQSLLGQSVRGALKSVTVGVSVASVVAILLILPMSLLF; encoded by the coding sequence ATGTCAGACATAGCTGTCCTGATCAACACGGCCGTGGCGGTCCTTGCCGCAGTGGTCCTGATTGTCCGTTTCAGAGTCAACCCCGTTATCGCCCTGGTGATCGGTTCGGTGTACCTCGGCCTCGCCGTAGGCCTGGGCGTCGAAAAGACCGTAGAGACCATCACCTCCGGGTTCGGCGAAATCATGGTGGAGGTTGGACTCCTCATCGCCTTTGGTGTGCTGATGGGGTCCATCCTCAACCAGAGCGGCGCCATCCGCCGCCTCGTGGAGCACCTGCTGAGCACGTTCGGTCCCAAGCGGCTGCCCTACACGATGGGCCTGGCCATCGGCACGGTCCTCCAGTCGATCTTCCTGGATGTACTGCTGGTCATTTCCGCTCCGCTGGCACGCAAGCTGGCGCCCAAGATCGGCAAACTTGGCACGGCCCGGATGGCGACGGCCATGGCCATCGCGCTCGAGTGCGGCATTGTCTTCACCGTTCCCGGCGTCGCGTCCCTCGCCCTGGCCGGCCTCCTGAACGTCCCGCTCGGCAAGATGCTCCTGTTCGGTCTCCTCCTGGTCATCCCCACCATCATCATTTCCATCGCGATCATGACGTTCCTCTTCCGGCGCGGCTTCTGGAGCGAAGCCAAGGACGAGGATCACACCTTCGTCGAAGAGGAGGACCGTGAGGGCGAAGAAGAGTCCGACGGCGGCACGAGCCAGTCAGCACCCGGCCAGTCCGCGGGCAGCGGGCAGGGTAACGGGGGAGCCGATGCCCGGCCGGGCCGCGGAACCGTGACGGTGGCCGAACGCGAACGGAAGCAGGCACCGCTGCTCCTGCTCTTCGCCCCGCTCCTGACCTCCCTGCTCCTCATCGGCGCCGGCGCCATCCTACAGATCCTGAACATCGACTTGCCCTGGCTCCAGCTCCTCGGAGAGCCCGTCATTGCCCTGCTCATCGGCCTGATCGGCACCTGCCTCGTCACCCGCGCCGCCATCGGCCAGGAAAAAGTCGAACAGGCCATCACCGTAGGCTTCAAGGAAAGCGGTCAGATCCTCATCCTCACCGGCGTGGGCGGATCCCTCGCCGCAACCGTCGCCGCAGCAGGCCTCGGCGACATCCTCGGCGGATTCTTCTCCGCCAGCACCGTCGCCCCGCTCCTGGTGGTCTGGGCCATCGCCGCTGTCCTGCACATCGCCGTCGGCTCCGTCACGCTGTCCGCCATCACCGCCGCCGGCCTGCTGGCCCCGATTGCCCCGGCCATCGGCCTGGACCCCGTGCTGCTGGCCCTCGCCGCCGGCGCCGGATCCCTCTTTATGGTCCACGTCACCAGCAACACGTTCTGGCTCCTGCAGTCACTCCTGGGGCAGAGTGTCCGGGGTGCGCTGAAGTCGGTGACCGTCGGCGTCTCGGTGGCATCCGTCGTCGCGATCCTCCTGATCCTTCCCATGAGCCTGCTGTTCTGA
- a CDS encoding manganese catalase family protein: MYLHTQLLINEIAADEPDPAAANALQEGLGGQFGEMRTMMQYLFQSMNFRGDAAAKPYKDLLQGVGTEEISHVELIGTTISQLLDGSPRYQGKKTDPLDEPGAKGATPLKIALDTSNIHHYLVGAQGALPVDAAGNPWSGSYVYNSGNLVLDLLYNLMLESTGRLQKCRIYEMTENKTARSTIAYLIVRDQAHENAFAKALESLGVNWGKVLPIPKTNAEQFPEVKKLLDVGLQSIQYTFSADNLSEAGKLYRGASPSNDGTELSTDVMPEGFPMTISPERREEFSPGLDPDLLALIQATAEVELQDANNPKDTTATSDGKGRAKSTATSPAKSAKKS; the protein is encoded by the coding sequence ATGTACCTGCATACACAGCTTTTGATCAACGAAATCGCTGCCGACGAGCCGGATCCCGCTGCCGCCAACGCGCTACAGGAGGGTCTCGGCGGACAGTTCGGCGAGATGCGGACCATGATGCAGTACCTGTTCCAGAGCATGAACTTCCGTGGCGACGCCGCCGCCAAGCCCTACAAGGACCTGCTTCAGGGCGTAGGCACGGAGGAGATCAGCCACGTCGAGCTCATCGGAACCACCATCTCCCAGCTCCTGGACGGCTCCCCGCGGTACCAGGGCAAAAAGACAGACCCCCTGGATGAGCCGGGCGCCAAAGGTGCCACGCCCCTGAAGATCGCGCTGGACACCAGCAACATCCATCACTATTTGGTTGGCGCGCAGGGTGCTCTGCCAGTGGACGCGGCAGGAAACCCGTGGAGCGGCTCCTACGTCTACAACAGCGGCAACCTGGTCCTGGACCTGCTGTACAACCTCATGCTGGAATCCACCGGCCGGCTGCAGAAGTGCCGGATCTACGAGATGACAGAAAACAAAACGGCCCGGTCCACCATCGCGTACCTCATTGTCCGGGACCAGGCCCACGAGAACGCCTTCGCCAAGGCACTCGAATCCCTGGGCGTGAACTGGGGCAAGGTGCTGCCCATCCCCAAAACCAACGCCGAGCAGTTCCCCGAGGTCAAGAAGCTGCTGGACGTGGGCCTGCAGAGCATCCAGTACACGTTCAGCGCGGACAACCTCAGCGAGGCCGGCAAGCTCTACCGCGGCGCCTCGCCCTCCAATGACGGCACCGAGCTCAGCACGGACGTTATGCCAGAGGGCTTCCCGATGACCATCTCCCCGGAGCGCCGCGAGGAGTTCTCCCCGGGACTCGACCCCGACCTCCTCGCCCTGATCCAGGCGACCGCAGAGGTGGAGCTGCAGGACGCGAACAACCCCAAGGACACCACAGCTACGTCTGACGGCAAGGGCCGGGCCAAGAGCACCGCCACGAGCCCTGCCAAATCCGCAAAGAAGTCTTAG
- the arsA gene encoding arsenical pump-driving ATPase, which produces MKFLENAPRFLFFTGKGGVGKTSVACATALTLAKSGRKVLLVSTDPASNVGQVFGMIIGNTVTPLRDVPGLSALEIDPEQAAEAYRERIIAPVRGLLPETELVGIAESLSGSCTTEIASFDEFTNLLADDTSYGDYDHIVFDTAPTGHTLRLLQLPGSWTDFLAAGKGDPSCLGPLSGLEKHKQVYAKALQTLTDPARTRLVLVSRAQTSSLGEIERTYLELNQIGIGGGYVVVNGVLPEAAGDEDLAQALRAREAAAIAAIPEAVAGLPRDVLDLKPGNMVGIPALESLFAATSEAVITADAALADVEEAPLAALVNEVEFGGHGLVMCMGKGGVGKTTVAAAIAVALAKRGHAVHLTTTDPAAHLTETLHGSIPGLTVSRIDPEAAITEYRSHVMETKGRNLDDDGRAALAEDLLSPCTDEVAVFRQFSKVVQESRRHFVVMDTAPTGHTLLLLDATGSYHREIARQVGDAMGFVTPLMRLQDPAQTKVVLVTLAETTPVLEAEELQDDLERAGIHPWAWVINNSIAAAHPQTPFLQARAAGEMDQITKVHTLTDRVALIPLLPEEPIGEAKLSALTALSSQPA; this is translated from the coding sequence GTGAAGTTTCTCGAGAACGCGCCCCGATTCCTGTTCTTTACCGGCAAGGGCGGTGTGGGCAAGACCTCCGTAGCGTGCGCAACTGCGCTCACCCTCGCCAAGTCCGGGAGGAAAGTCCTGCTGGTGAGCACCGACCCCGCGTCCAACGTCGGGCAGGTCTTCGGCATGATCATCGGGAACACCGTCACCCCCCTTCGGGATGTGCCGGGCCTATCGGCCCTGGAAATCGATCCGGAGCAGGCAGCCGAGGCTTACCGGGAGCGGATCATCGCCCCCGTCCGGGGGCTCCTGCCAGAGACGGAACTGGTCGGCATCGCCGAGAGCCTCTCAGGATCCTGCACCACGGAGATCGCCTCCTTTGACGAGTTCACCAACCTTCTCGCCGACGACACTTCCTACGGGGACTATGACCACATCGTCTTCGATACCGCCCCGACGGGCCACACCCTCCGGCTGCTGCAGCTGCCCGGTTCGTGGACCGATTTCCTCGCTGCCGGCAAGGGAGACCCCTCTTGTCTGGGCCCGCTCTCAGGGCTGGAAAAGCACAAGCAGGTGTACGCCAAGGCACTCCAGACCCTCACGGACCCGGCGAGGACCAGGCTTGTCCTGGTGAGCCGCGCCCAGACCTCGTCCCTGGGCGAGATTGAGCGGACCTACCTCGAACTCAACCAGATCGGGATCGGTGGCGGATACGTCGTCGTCAACGGCGTCCTGCCGGAAGCCGCAGGCGACGAGGATCTGGCGCAGGCATTGCGCGCCCGGGAAGCGGCTGCCATCGCGGCCATTCCCGAAGCGGTTGCCGGGCTGCCCCGCGATGTTCTGGATCTGAAGCCGGGGAACATGGTCGGCATTCCGGCACTTGAGTCCCTGTTCGCGGCCACGTCCGAAGCCGTCATTACTGCTGACGCCGCGCTAGCCGACGTCGAGGAGGCCCCGCTGGCCGCTCTGGTGAACGAAGTGGAGTTCGGTGGCCACGGCCTCGTGATGTGTATGGGCAAGGGCGGGGTCGGAAAGACCACCGTAGCTGCCGCCATCGCGGTCGCCCTGGCCAAACGCGGCCATGCGGTCCACCTCACCACGACGGATCCCGCAGCGCACCTTACCGAAACACTCCACGGTTCCATCCCGGGCCTGACGGTCTCCCGCATCGATCCGGAAGCGGCCATTACGGAGTACCGGAGCCACGTCATGGAGACCAAAGGCCGAAACCTGGACGATGACGGGCGCGCGGCCCTCGCTGAGGACCTGTTGTCGCCCTGCACCGACGAGGTGGCCGTGTTCCGGCAGTTCTCCAAGGTGGTCCAGGAATCCCGCCGGCACTTTGTCGTGATGGACACCGCACCAACCGGCCACACCCTGCTGCTCCTGGACGCCACCGGTTCGTACCATCGAGAGATCGCCCGCCAGGTTGGCGACGCCATGGGATTCGTGACGCCGCTCATGCGGCTTCAGGACCCGGCACAGACCAAGGTCGTCCTCGTCACCCTGGCCGAAACGACGCCCGTGCTCGAAGCCGAAGAACTCCAGGACGACTTGGAAAGGGCCGGAATCCACCCCTGGGCGTGGGTCATCAACAACTCGATCGCGGCCGCACACCCGCAGACGCCGTTCCTGCAGGCCCGCGCCGCGGGCGAAATGGACCAGATCACGAAGGTGCACACCCTGACGGACCGGGTCGCCCTCATTCCCCTGTTACCCGAAGAACCCATCGGTGAAGCGAAGCTGTCCGCCCTGACCGCGCTCAGCTCCCAGCCCGCCTGA
- a CDS encoding TetR/AcrR family transcriptional regulator: MTAKQTASAPPPARRPAREALLEAAARRFYAHGLTGTGIDTITAEAGVAKKSLYNNFASKADLVIAYLYARHEEWLGLYRARLERAATPKDRVLAVFDAYADHADLAYEHGFRGCGLLNAAAELPAGDPGRAVVRRHKEEVEALLAGHLAEFLPDPAKQAAPLAQHLAFLLEGAMVRAGLEGDDRCVLEARGIAATLIGAP; the protein is encoded by the coding sequence ATGACGGCGAAGCAGACTGCATCGGCACCGCCCCCCGCACGCCGACCAGCCAGGGAGGCGCTCCTGGAGGCGGCCGCCAGGCGTTTCTACGCCCACGGCCTCACCGGGACGGGCATCGATACCATCACAGCCGAGGCTGGCGTGGCCAAGAAAAGCCTCTACAACAACTTCGCGTCCAAGGCCGACCTGGTGATCGCCTACCTCTACGCCCGGCATGAGGAATGGCTGGGGCTGTACCGGGCGCGGCTGGAAAGGGCGGCCACACCGAAAGACCGCGTGCTGGCCGTCTTTGATGCCTACGCAGACCACGCCGACTTGGCCTACGAGCACGGTTTTCGCGGGTGCGGGCTCCTGAATGCGGCGGCTGAACTGCCTGCCGGCGACCCCGGGCGTGCGGTGGTCCGGCGGCACAAGGAAGAGGTGGAAGCGCTCCTGGCCGGCCATCTGGCAGAGTTCCTGCCCGATCCGGCAAAGCAGGCTGCACCCCTGGCGCAGCATCTGGCGTTCCTCCTCGAAGGGGCGATGGTCCGCGCCGGACTCGAAGGCGACGATCGCTGCGTCCTGGAGGCGCGCGGCATCGCGGCCACCCTGATCGGCGCCCCGTGA
- a CDS encoding DMT family transporter, which yields MTGARFHGTTWGALFVLAASVLWGTTGTAATFAPGVSPLAIGAVAMGFGGLLQAAVAVRPMMAFSASLRKQWRTVALGALAVAAYPLAFYSSMHLAGVAIGTVVSIGSAPLASAVIERVVDKRPFTGRWVAGAVLGVIGAVLLCIADAGHPEAAGSGSTEWSTPAGIALGLLAGLTYALYSWAAHRLINTGVPSRAVMGAVFGIGGLLLMPVLAATGAPLLASWQNLAVGAYMALVPMFAGYVLFGWGLARVRASTATTLSLSETVVAAVLAVLVVGERLPALGWAGAAMIAGSLLILTLPARRRPGPVPAMEETQPA from the coding sequence GTGACGGGGGCCCGGTTTCACGGGACCACCTGGGGCGCGCTGTTTGTGCTCGCCGCTTCTGTCCTGTGGGGCACCACAGGCACGGCGGCCACGTTCGCTCCGGGTGTCAGCCCGCTGGCGATCGGTGCGGTGGCCATGGGGTTCGGCGGCCTGCTGCAGGCGGCGGTCGCCGTGCGGCCCATGATGGCTTTCAGCGCAAGCCTTCGAAAACAGTGGCGCACCGTGGCACTCGGCGCACTGGCTGTGGCCGCGTACCCCCTGGCTTTTTACTCGTCCATGCACCTGGCCGGCGTGGCGATAGGAACAGTTGTGTCCATCGGCTCGGCTCCCCTGGCTTCGGCTGTCATCGAAAGGGTGGTGGACAAGAGGCCCTTCACAGGCCGCTGGGTTGCCGGCGCCGTCCTCGGCGTCATCGGCGCCGTTCTCCTGTGCATCGCCGATGCCGGTCACCCCGAAGCGGCAGGATCGGGCAGCACGGAGTGGTCCACACCCGCGGGGATCGCGCTGGGCCTGCTGGCCGGACTGACATACGCCCTCTACTCCTGGGCCGCCCACCGGCTCATTAACACGGGCGTGCCATCACGGGCGGTGATGGGCGCGGTCTTCGGCATCGGCGGGCTGCTGCTTATGCCCGTACTGGCGGCAACCGGAGCACCTTTGTTGGCTTCCTGGCAGAACCTGGCAGTGGGTGCCTACATGGCGCTTGTCCCCATGTTCGCCGGGTACGTCCTGTTCGGCTGGGGCCTGGCCCGCGTCCGCGCCAGTACGGCCACCACCCTGTCCCTCTCGGAGACGGTGGTGGCGGCCGTGCTCGCCGTGCTGGTGGTGGGCGAACGCCTGCCGGCCCTCGGCTGGGCCGGCGCTGCGATGATCGCCGGCAGCCTGCTCATCCTGACACTGCCGGCGAGGCGCCGCCCCGGGCCGGTCCCGGCCATGGAAGAAACGCAGCCCGCTTAG
- a CDS encoding DUF3846 domain-containing protein — MNTNYRALIVPAQLAQPVRIETVDTGMAALQKLVAGNIESITSRDWHVYLNDEGSRLPQNFRAEVLAREAGVHLDDTLNGTAVFLGHCAHGDESDAPIRLIRLAEQLFDAPLAA; from the coding sequence ATGAACACCAACTATCGGGCCCTGATCGTTCCTGCCCAGCTCGCCCAGCCTGTGCGCATTGAGACCGTGGATACGGGCATGGCGGCGCTGCAGAAGCTGGTTGCAGGAAACATTGAATCCATCACCAGCCGGGACTGGCACGTTTACCTGAATGATGAGGGGAGCCGCCTGCCCCAGAACTTCCGAGCCGAAGTGCTTGCCCGTGAGGCAGGGGTCCATCTCGATGACACACTGAACGGGACAGCAGTGTTCCTGGGGCACTGCGCCCATGGGGACGAATCGGACGCTCCCATCCGCCTGATCCGGCTCGCCGAGCAGCTTTTCGACGCACCGTTGGCAGCCTAA
- a CDS encoding FAD-dependent monooxygenase, whose amino-acid sequence MRAIVIGAGIAGLVVARQLGLAGWDVEVLEKSPAPRPDGYMMDFFGPGVAAAERIGLYPRLAAAAYRVDAAEYVDMAGRPTSRLDYRRFARLAGGNVLSLLRPDLERAALAAIGDVPPGRVRLRYGAPGSLVWNDDDGVRAAGGSPEKILAADVLVGADGLHSGVRALLFGPEEQYLRPLGMRAAAFIVKDYRLNARFRDRFVLTDSIGRVAGLYSLRSDEVAALLVYRCGAAEAGELTAGSTRERLRREFSGLGSTVDRLLELCPEQPYDDVVAQIVMPGWHVGRAVLLGDACGAVSLLAGQGGSLAVAGASLLVDLLGPVVTPAGVGPALAEFERRWRPAVEEAQAAGRRAASSFLPSNRIRRLLRRLVIRASHVPGIDRMVASRIVGKIAR is encoded by the coding sequence GTGAGGGCCATCGTGATCGGGGCCGGGATTGCGGGGCTGGTCGTTGCCCGCCAGCTCGGGCTTGCCGGCTGGGACGTTGAGGTCTTGGAGAAGTCTCCCGCTCCGCGTCCTGATGGCTACATGATGGACTTCTTTGGGCCGGGGGTGGCGGCGGCGGAGCGGATCGGCCTCTATCCCCGGCTTGCCGCGGCCGCCTACCGGGTTGACGCGGCCGAGTACGTGGATATGGCAGGGCGGCCCACGTCCCGGCTCGACTACCGCCGGTTCGCGCGGCTCGCCGGCGGGAACGTCCTGAGCCTGCTGCGCCCGGACCTGGAGCGCGCCGCCCTCGCCGCGATCGGGGACGTTCCGCCCGGGCGGGTGCGCCTCCGGTATGGCGCGCCGGGCTCCCTGGTATGGAATGACGACGACGGCGTCCGGGCCGCCGGCGGCTCCCCGGAAAAGATCCTTGCTGCGGATGTCCTGGTGGGCGCGGACGGCCTCCATTCCGGCGTGCGGGCCCTGCTCTTCGGGCCCGAAGAGCAGTATCTGCGCCCTTTGGGGATGCGTGCTGCCGCCTTCATCGTGAAGGATTACCGGCTGAATGCCCGGTTCCGGGACCGGTTCGTCCTGACGGACAGCATCGGCCGGGTAGCCGGCCTGTACAGCCTGCGTTCGGACGAGGTTGCGGCCTTGCTGGTCTACCGGTGCGGAGCAGCTGAGGCAGGGGAGCTGACCGCCGGCAGTACGCGTGAGCGGCTGCGCCGTGAATTCAGCGGCCTCGGCAGCACTGTGGACAGGCTGCTGGAGCTATGCCCGGAGCAACCGTACGACGACGTGGTAGCACAGATTGTCATGCCGGGCTGGCATGTGGGGCGGGCGGTGCTCCTGGGGGATGCCTGCGGCGCGGTGTCGCTCCTCGCCGGGCAGGGAGGTTCGCTGGCGGTTGCCGGCGCCTCGCTGCTCGTAGACCTCCTTGGGCCAGTTGTCACTCCGGCGGGTGTGGGCCCGGCGCTCGCCGAATTCGAGCGGCGCTGGCGTCCGGCGGTGGAGGAGGCCCAGGCCGCCGGGAGGCGCGCCGCGTCATCCTTCCTCCCGTCAAACCGGATCCGGCGTCTTCTGCGCCGGTTGGTCATCCGGGCCAGTCATGTGCCGGGCATCGACCGGATGGTAGCCAGCCGGATCGTGGGCAAGATCGCCCGGTAA
- a CDS encoding GPP34 family phosphoprotein: protein MDANYQKGVELSLPQAFLLLATNDTDGEPEVEPAVLRAGVAGATLAELDLLGAIELQGKHVVTTRATPRTDFQHQLEILRDRPGLHTPKKCISMLESRAELHRVYDGMAALGIVEHVGERHLRLFRTTRYPEKDHGPEAALLQQIKAVLGGDSPGGDSSGSDAAGTVPADGAPYAGSFDPRATALVGLLYATGLFGKIFPAADQNRARDMARNYWPSRAVADALRMVRLAEAEAAT, encoded by the coding sequence ATGGATGCCAACTATCAGAAGGGTGTGGAGCTAAGCCTGCCCCAGGCTTTCCTCCTGCTGGCTACGAACGACACCGACGGCGAACCCGAGGTTGAGCCTGCTGTCCTCAGGGCCGGCGTGGCTGGCGCCACCCTGGCCGAGCTGGATCTGCTGGGAGCTATCGAACTGCAGGGGAAGCATGTGGTGACAACCCGCGCCACCCCGCGCACGGACTTTCAGCACCAGCTGGAGATCCTCCGCGACAGGCCCGGGCTGCACACCCCGAAGAAGTGCATTTCCATGCTGGAGAGCCGTGCCGAACTGCACCGCGTGTATGACGGCATGGCAGCGCTGGGCATTGTGGAACATGTGGGCGAAAGACATCTCCGCCTGTTCAGGACCACGCGGTACCCCGAGAAGGACCACGGGCCTGAAGCGGCCCTCCTGCAACAAATCAAGGCCGTCCTTGGCGGGGATTCACCCGGCGGCGATTCATCCGGTAGCGATGCAGCCGGCACTGTGCCGGCCGACGGTGCGCCGTATGCCGGATCATTCGATCCCCGGGCCACGGCGCTCGTTGGCCTGCTGTACGCAACCGGGTTGTTCGGGAAAATTTTCCCTGCTGCCGATCAGAACCGGGCGCGGGACATGGCAAGAAACTACTGGCCTTCCCGGGCCGTGGCGGATGCGCTCCGCATGGTCAGGCTGGCGGAGGCCGAAGCGGCGACATAG
- a CDS encoding MurR/RpiR family transcriptional regulator, whose product MNISAVDVDNAEGAGSTGKASHAWLGDALPDVPLSKAQSRVVDVIGRNPQLSSYADIAEIAQRADVNNSTVVRAAQHLGYRGWPDLQRELRSRYLVMISTEDTLTEHGEHRSPLHDALNHDIDNLRLTLESNTADDAEAAIAAMAAAKSITVVGLGSFAGPASVMAHLGSTMGYPISLENRGGVHLASSTNTLGEGDVLVVINMWRSIQQIIVTAEAARQAGATVIAISDMRRGRLAAAAHHLLVVASEGISFFQSVTAANSLVYGLLAGMEAAHPERSRAAIRRTQQLWKDLDIYLD is encoded by the coding sequence GTGAACATCAGCGCAGTGGATGTTGACAACGCGGAGGGCGCCGGCAGCACCGGCAAAGCCTCCCACGCGTGGCTCGGTGACGCGCTTCCCGATGTCCCGCTATCCAAGGCCCAGAGCCGGGTAGTGGATGTCATCGGCCGCAATCCCCAGCTCTCCTCCTACGCGGACATCGCGGAAATTGCCCAGCGCGCCGACGTCAACAACTCCACCGTGGTCCGCGCAGCCCAGCACCTGGGATACCGGGGCTGGCCCGACCTGCAGCGGGAGCTGCGCTCCAGGTACCTCGTGATGATCTCCACCGAGGACACGCTGACCGAGCACGGGGAGCACCGCAGCCCCCTGCACGACGCGCTCAACCACGACATCGACAACCTGCGCCTGACACTGGAATCCAATACAGCGGACGACGCCGAGGCAGCAATCGCGGCGATGGCAGCCGCCAAGTCAATCACCGTCGTCGGGCTTGGCTCATTCGCCGGACCCGCCAGCGTGATGGCGCATCTCGGCTCCACCATGGGCTATCCCATCAGCCTGGAGAACCGCGGCGGCGTCCACTTGGCGTCCAGCACCAACACCCTGGGCGAAGGGGACGTCCTGGTGGTCATCAACATGTGGCGCTCCATCCAGCAGATCATCGTCACCGCCGAAGCCGCCAGGCAGGCCGGTGCCACGGTGATTGCCATCAGCGACATGCGCCGCGGCCGCCTCGCCGCGGCAGCCCATCACCTCCTGGTGGTGGCCTCGGAAGGCATCTCTTTCTTCCAGTCCGTCACCGCCGCAAACTCCCTGGTCTACGGCCTGCTCGCGGGCATGGAGGCGGCACACCCCGAACGCAGCCGCGCCGCCATCCGCCGCACCCAGCAGCTCTGGAAAGACCTGGACATCTACCTTGACTGA
- a CDS encoding NAD(P)-dependent oxidoreductase: protein MNTTTERRVAVIGLGAMGGAMAATLHRAGWIVTGFDPFDGARAAAAEAGIKTTANLEDVAGTPYAVLSLPAAGTVETTVPQLLAAPGTVAIVDTTTSEPATSKRMAELAEARGAAFVDAPVSGGRDGAATGTLSAFVGATDAALKTAEPVLLALTGGKYSHIGGPGSGNVVKLLNNVLAAANLVSVGEALGVAKAYGIDPVTAAASISEASGGSRVSANMYPNWVLSGTHNSGFSLGLMARDAALAVDIAAQIGENPALLAAVAGQWQEALAVLGPRADFTEIARAVAPAITPAGAPGTSAPGTTPVS from the coding sequence ATGAACACCACCACCGAACGCCGCGTCGCCGTCATCGGCCTCGGCGCCATGGGCGGAGCAATGGCCGCCACCCTCCACCGCGCCGGCTGGATCGTCACGGGATTCGACCCGTTCGACGGCGCCCGGGCCGCCGCCGCGGAGGCCGGGATCAAAACCACCGCGAACCTTGAGGACGTGGCCGGCACCCCTTACGCGGTCCTCTCCCTGCCGGCGGCCGGCACCGTGGAAACCACCGTGCCGCAGCTCCTGGCCGCGCCCGGAACCGTGGCGATCGTGGACACCACAACCTCCGAACCCGCCACCAGCAAAAGGATGGCTGAACTCGCCGAAGCCCGGGGCGCGGCGTTCGTGGACGCTCCGGTTTCCGGAGGGCGCGACGGCGCCGCAACCGGCACGCTGAGCGCTTTCGTGGGTGCCACGGACGCAGCCCTCAAAACAGCCGAGCCAGTGCTGCTCGCCCTCACCGGCGGCAAGTACAGCCACATCGGCGGACCCGGCAGCGGCAACGTGGTCAAGCTCCTCAACAACGTCCTGGCCGCGGCCAACCTGGTTTCCGTGGGCGAGGCCCTGGGCGTGGCCAAGGCGTACGGCATCGACCCCGTCACGGCGGCTGCCAGCATCAGCGAAGCCTCCGGCGGCAGCAGAGTCTCCGCGAACATGTATCCAAACTGGGTCCTCAGCGGGACCCACAATTCCGGCTTCTCCCTCGGGCTGATGGCCCGCGACGCCGCCCTCGCCGTGGACATCGCCGCCCAGATCGGGGAGAACCCTGCCCTGCTCGCAGCCGTGGCCGGGCAGTGGCAGGAGGCCCTGGCCGTCCTCGGACCCCGCGCCGACTTCACCGAAATCGCCAGGGCCGTGGCCCCGGCCATCACGCCCGCCGGTGCCCCCGGCACCAGCGCGCCCGGCACCACTCCCGTCTCCTAA